From a region of the Deinococcus aquiradiocola genome:
- a CDS encoding APC family permease, whose translation MQRLLGRPLATAEEQRQRISPWMGVPVLGLDALSSAAYGPEAAMTVLLVAGTAGQALITPIMLGVIALLLVLYASYRQTIRAYPQGGGSYTVARTNLGVNAGLLAAAALVLDYVMNVAVGISAGVGALVSALPVLLPLRPELCLLLLLVIAVVNLRGVRDSGVAFMLPTVLFVLLLLGVIVAGVLQVVLTGGHPVPVVAPQAGAASAAVGLSAWLIVRAFSAGCTAMTGIEAVSNGVGSFRAPAVRNARLALTFIVGLLGVLLAGIAFLARAYGVTATDPASPEYRSVLTTLIAAVTGTGPVYAVSVAAILAVLCLSANTSFAGLPRVAKLLADDDYLPHGFASRGPRLVYTWGVVSLTLLAALLLVVFGGVTDRLVPLFAIGAFLAFTLSQLGMVGHWRRLRQRGLPLVLNAFGAAASGVTLLVVLASKFTEGAWVTLLIVPGLVLAFRATHRHYRHVQAEITTEHPLDFTPRPAPIVIVPVQAWTTVTRKALRFARQLGDVRAVHVLTEQDGHDLQDRWAACVTGPAAASGAPAPTLVLLESPYRQLLEPLLDYVHAVEQDCPDRQVVVLVPELVGPRLTHSLLHNARSAVLKARLSFGGDRRVVVMQVPWSLDDTQGRGRAPR comes from the coding sequence ATGCAGCGCCTGCTCGGCCGTCCGCTCGCCACCGCCGAGGAGCAGCGGCAGCGGATCTCCCCCTGGATGGGCGTGCCGGTCCTCGGCCTGGACGCCCTGTCGAGCGCCGCGTACGGCCCGGAGGCCGCCATGACGGTGCTGCTCGTGGCCGGAACGGCCGGGCAGGCCCTCATCACGCCGATCATGCTGGGCGTGATCGCGCTGCTGCTGGTGCTGTACGCGTCGTACCGGCAGACGATCCGGGCGTACCCGCAGGGCGGCGGATCGTACACCGTCGCGCGCACGAACCTCGGCGTGAACGCGGGCCTGCTCGCGGCGGCCGCCCTGGTGCTGGACTACGTCATGAACGTCGCGGTCGGCATCTCGGCCGGGGTGGGCGCGCTCGTGTCCGCCCTGCCGGTCCTGCTGCCGCTGCGGCCCGAACTGTGCCTGCTGCTGCTGCTCGTGATCGCGGTCGTCAACCTGCGCGGCGTCCGCGATTCCGGCGTGGCCTTCATGCTGCCCACCGTGCTGTTCGTGCTGCTGCTGCTCGGCGTGATCGTGGCGGGCGTGCTGCAGGTCGTCCTGACGGGCGGGCATCCCGTCCCGGTCGTCGCGCCGCAGGCGGGGGCGGCATCCGCCGCCGTGGGCCTGAGCGCGTGGCTGATCGTGCGGGCCTTCTCGGCCGGGTGCACCGCCATGACCGGTATCGAGGCCGTCAGCAACGGCGTCGGCAGCTTCCGCGCGCCGGCCGTGCGGAACGCGCGGCTGGCCCTGACCTTCATCGTGGGTCTGCTGGGCGTCCTGCTCGCCGGGATCGCCTTTCTCGCCCGCGCGTACGGCGTCACGGCGACCGACCCCGCGTCTCCCGAGTACCGCAGTGTCCTGACGACCCTGATCGCGGCCGTGACCGGGACGGGCCCGGTGTACGCGGTGTCCGTCGCGGCGATCCTCGCGGTGCTGTGCCTGAGCGCCAACACCAGTTTCGCGGGCCTGCCGCGCGTCGCGAAGCTCCTCGCGGACGACGATTACCTCCCGCACGGTTTCGCGTCCCGCGGTCCGCGCCTCGTGTACACCTGGGGCGTCGTGAGTCTCACGCTGCTCGCGGCCCTGCTGCTCGTTGTCTTCGGGGGCGTCACGGACCGGCTCGTGCCGCTCTTCGCGATCGGGGCGTTCCTGGCCTTCACCCTCTCGCAGCTCGGCATGGTCGGGCACTGGCGGCGCCTGCGTCAGCGCGGCCTCCCGCTGGTCCTGAACGCCTTCGGCGCGGCGGCGAGCGGCGTGACCCTGCTGGTCGTGCTCGCCTCCAAGTTCACCGAGGGCGCCTGGGTCACGCTGCTGATCGTTCCGGGGCTGGTGCTGGCGTTCCGTGCCACGCACCGTCACTACCGCCACGTGCAGGCCGAGATCACCACCGAGCACCCCCTCGACTTCACGCCGCGGCCCGCGCCGATCGTCATCGTGCCGGTGCAGGCCTGGACGACCGTCACCCGCAAGGCCCTGCGGTTCGCGCGGCAGCTCGGGGATGTCCGCGCGGTCCACGTGCTCACCGAGCAGGACGGCCACGACCTGCAGGACCGCTGGGCCGCCTGCGTGACCGGACCGGCCGCGGCGAGTGGCGCGCCCGCCCCCACCCTGGTGCTTCTGGAGTCTCCGTACCGGCAGCTGCTGGAACCGCTGCTCGACTACGTGCACGCCGTGGAGCAGGACTGCCCGGACCGGCAGGTGGTGGTGCTCGTGCCGGAACTGGTCGGCCCGCGCCTCACGCATTCGCTGCTGCACAACGCCCGCAGCGCCGTCCTCAAGGCGCGCCTCTCGTTCGGCGGGGACCGCCGCGTGGTCGTGATGCAGGTCCCCTGGTCGCTCGACGACACCCAGGGACGGGGCCGGGCGCCGCGTTGA
- a CDS encoding ABC transporter ATP-binding protein, which produces MTGPRGQALSVEGVAAGYGKVQVLWDVNLHAAPGEFVAIVGANGAGKTTTLRAVSGVVRPQAGRIVLGGRDVTRAAPSEIVAAGLGHVPEGRELFAQMTVRENLMLGAAMRPDARAAAERTLARVYDLFPRLQERALQLAGTLSGGEQQMVAVGRALMSLPSVLVVDEPSLGLSPRMTQTVFSALQAVNADGVTVVLVEQNVSLSLRLAHRGYVLENGQVVREGSGADLLADPAVRAAYLAL; this is translated from the coding sequence GTGACCGGGCCGCGCGGGCAGGCGCTGTCGGTGGAGGGCGTCGCTGCCGGGTACGGCAAGGTGCAGGTGCTGTGGGACGTGAACCTGCACGCCGCGCCGGGCGAGTTCGTGGCGATCGTCGGCGCGAACGGGGCCGGCAAGACGACCACGCTGCGGGCCGTGAGCGGTGTGGTGCGGCCTCAGGCGGGACGGATCGTGCTGGGCGGGCGGGACGTGACGCGCGCCGCGCCGAGCGAGATCGTGGCGGCCGGGCTCGGGCACGTCCCGGAGGGCCGGGAACTGTTCGCGCAGATGACGGTGCGCGAGAACCTGATGCTCGGCGCGGCGATGCGCCCGGACGCGCGCGCGGCGGCGGAACGCACGCTCGCGCGGGTGTACGATCTCTTCCCGCGCCTGCAGGAGCGCGCGCTGCAGCTGGCCGGCACCCTGTCGGGCGGTGAGCAGCAGATGGTGGCGGTGGGACGCGCCCTGATGAGCCTGCCGAGCGTGCTGGTGGTGGACGAGCCGAGCCTGGGCCTGTCGCCGCGCATGACGCAGACGGTCTTCTCGGCGCTGCAGGCCGTGAACGCGGACGGGGTGACGGTGGTGCTCGTCGAGCAGAACGTCTCGCTGAGCCTGCGGCTCGCGCACCGCGGTTACGTGCTGGAGAACGGTCAGGTGGTCCGCGAGGGCAGCGGCGCGGACCTGCTGGCGGACCCGGCCGTCCGGGCCGCCTACCTCGCCCTGTGA
- a CDS encoding ABC transporter substrate-binding protein, with translation MKTLLMTVGLLALSGAGAVKVGVLLPLSGASSVTGQAARSGYQLALDEINRSGGVLGKPLEVVFADDGSAPAKAVPEFVKLVTVDRVDFMAGGVSSATSIAISGPAKQYNTFMAWIGAAAVPVEDAFADDKYFFHYHPWAYYNFEAILSYFRYLKTYKGAKNIAIAYEDGPFGSAGIDATVAAFRKAGFNVVLQEKFKTGSGNFGPLVSKAKAVNPDILYWIGYDTDALPLATEIRQQNLKLGLLYGTPPSWPVGFEKNALADNVAGLSLWLPGSPQAESRKFVAAYKAKFGTVTEEYFAPLAYVNLKTLAAAINRAGSTDKDAVAAELAKTNVPTPFGPLTFSRSNKTQYQGFKAGNWLHFQFQGDARVPVFPIKSAQKPMVYGR, from the coding sequence ATGAAAACACTGTTGATGACGGTTGGACTGCTCGCGCTGTCCGGCGCGGGTGCGGTCAAGGTCGGCGTGCTGCTTCCCCTGTCGGGGGCGAGCAGCGTCACGGGTCAGGCCGCGAGGAGCGGGTACCAGCTGGCGCTGGACGAGATCAACCGTTCGGGCGGCGTGCTCGGCAAGCCGCTGGAGGTGGTGTTCGCGGACGACGGGAGCGCCCCGGCGAAGGCCGTGCCGGAGTTCGTGAAGCTCGTGACGGTGGACCGGGTGGACTTCATGGCGGGCGGCGTGAGCAGCGCCACCAGCATCGCCATCTCCGGCCCGGCGAAGCAGTACAACACCTTCATGGCGTGGATCGGCGCGGCGGCCGTGCCGGTCGAGGACGCCTTCGCGGACGACAAGTACTTCTTCCATTACCACCCGTGGGCGTACTACAACTTCGAGGCGATCCTCAGTTACTTCCGGTACCTGAAGACGTACAAGGGCGCGAAGAACATCGCGATCGCCTACGAGGACGGCCCCTTCGGCTCGGCGGGCATCGACGCGACCGTGGCGGCCTTCCGGAAGGCAGGCTTCAACGTGGTGCTGCAGGAGAAGTTCAAGACGGGCAGCGGGAACTTCGGGCCGCTCGTCAGCAAGGCCAAGGCCGTGAATCCGGACATCCTGTACTGGATCGGGTACGACACGGACGCCCTGCCGCTCGCGACGGAGATCCGGCAGCAGAACCTGAAGCTCGGGCTGCTGTACGGCACGCCGCCCAGCTGGCCGGTCGGCTTCGAGAAGAACGCCCTGGCGGACAATGTCGCCGGGCTGAGCCTGTGGCTGCCGGGCAGTCCGCAGGCGGAGAGCCGCAAGTTCGTGGCGGCGTACAAGGCGAAGTTCGGGACGGTGACGGAGGAGTACTTCGCGCCGCTCGCGTACGTGAACCTCAAGACGCTGGCCGCGGCGATCAACCGGGCGGGCAGCACCGACAAGGACGCGGTGGCGGCGGAACTCGCGAAGACGAACGTGCCGACGCCGTTCGGTCCGCTGACCTTCAGCCGCAGCAACAAGACGCAGTACCAGGGCTTCAAGGCCGGGAACTGGCTGCACTTCCAGTTCCAGGGGGACGCGCGCGTGCCGGTCTTCCCGATCAAGTCCGCACAGAAGCCGATGGTGTACGGCCGCTGA
- a CDS encoding ABC transporter ATP-binding protein codes for MTRPAPASGREGSAAETVLRADGLSRHFGGLRAVQDVSFSVYAGEILAVIGPNGAGKTTLLNLLSGVYRPSAGRLTLLGRDVTRASMEARCHAGLGRAFQIVRPFGEMTVHENVTVGALFGTPGMRLPQARELAWSLLVRTGLAAQADRPAHELTLLQDKRLEVTRALATQPKVLLLDEVMAGLRPAEAQEAVALVRSVRESGVSVLFIEHIMPVVRDLADRVVVMDQGQVLAQGTYREVTAHPQVVAAYLGSDAELGAALGETGAGDAPAGTVRA; via the coding sequence GTGACGCGGCCCGCGCCGGCCTCCGGGCGGGAGGGGAGCGCGGCGGAGACGGTGCTGCGCGCGGACGGCCTGAGCCGGCACTTCGGGGGGCTCAGGGCGGTGCAGGACGTGAGCTTCAGCGTGTACGCCGGGGAGATCCTGGCGGTGATCGGGCCGAACGGGGCGGGCAAGACGACGCTGCTGAACCTGCTGTCCGGCGTGTACCGCCCGTCGGCGGGGCGGCTCACGCTGCTGGGGCGGGACGTGACCCGTGCCAGCATGGAGGCGCGCTGTCACGCGGGGCTGGGGCGGGCCTTCCAGATCGTGCGGCCGTTCGGGGAGATGACGGTGCACGAGAACGTGACGGTGGGGGCGCTGTTCGGGACGCCCGGGATGCGTCTCCCGCAGGCGCGTGAACTGGCGTGGAGTCTGCTCGTCCGGACGGGGCTCGCCGCGCAGGCGGACCGTCCGGCGCACGAGTTGACGCTGCTGCAGGACAAGCGGCTGGAGGTGACGCGCGCCCTGGCGACGCAGCCGAAGGTGCTGCTGCTCGATGAGGTGATGGCGGGCCTGCGGCCCGCCGAGGCGCAGGAGGCCGTGGCGCTCGTCCGGTCCGTGCGGGAGTCGGGGGTGAGCGTGCTGTTCATCGAGCACATCATGCCGGTCGTGCGTGACCTGGCGGACCGGGTGGTGGTGATGGATCAGGGGCAGGTGCTGGCGCAGGGCACGTACCGGGAGGTGACGGCGCACCCGCAGGTGGTGGCCGCCTACCTGGGCAGCGACGCGGAACTCGGTGCGGCGCTGGGGGAGACGGGGGCGGGGGACGCGCCTGCCGGGACGGTGCGCGCGTGA
- a CDS encoding branched-chain amino acid ABC transporter permease encodes MDLFLQTLLNGLLQSGLYALVASGLALAVGVLGIVNFAHGEFLMIGAFLAWAASTYLGVDPLLAMPLVAAAVFAVGAFTYRVSIRHVLLAPELNQMLLTFGLGILLQNLALMLLGGNTRTVSTPYQASSLQLGALSIGGPKAVAFALAAVVLGALYAVLYRTDLGRQMRAVAQNRRGAQLIGINVDRVYLIAFSVSCALAAVAGVLVCVLLFASPAVGLVFALKAFAIIVMAGLGNLTGVLWASALLGVSEALVQTYVPGGGGWSDAVFFLMIFGTLVLRSFRGAR; translated from the coding sequence ATGGACCTCTTCCTTCAAACCCTGCTCAACGGCCTGCTGCAGAGCGGCCTGTACGCCCTGGTGGCGTCCGGGCTGGCACTGGCGGTGGGCGTGCTGGGCATCGTCAACTTCGCGCACGGGGAGTTCCTGATGATCGGGGCGTTCCTGGCGTGGGCGGCCAGCACGTACCTGGGCGTCGATCCGCTGCTGGCCATGCCGCTGGTGGCGGCCGCGGTGTTCGCGGTCGGGGCGTTCACGTACCGGGTCAGCATCCGGCACGTGCTGCTCGCGCCGGAACTCAACCAGATGCTGCTCACCTTCGGGCTCGGCATCCTGCTGCAGAACCTGGCGCTGATGCTGCTCGGCGGGAACACCCGGACCGTCAGCACGCCGTATCAGGCGAGCAGTCTGCAGCTGGGGGCGCTCAGCATCGGCGGGCCGAAGGCCGTGGCGTTCGCGCTGGCGGCCGTGGTGCTGGGCGCGCTGTACGCGGTGCTGTACCGGACGGATCTCGGGCGGCAGATGCGGGCGGTGGCGCAGAACCGCCGGGGCGCGCAGCTGATCGGCATCAACGTCGACCGGGTGTACCTGATCGCGTTCAGCGTGAGTTGCGCGCTGGCGGCGGTGGCGGGGGTGCTGGTGTGCGTGCTGCTGTTCGCGTCGCCGGCGGTGGGGCTGGTGTTCGCGCTGAAGGCGTTCGCGATCATCGTGATGGCGGGCCTCGGGAATCTGACGGGCGTGCTGTGGGCGTCGGCGCTGCTGGGCGTGTCGGAGGCGCTGGTGCAGACGTACGTGCCGGGCGGCGGCGGCTGGAGCGACGCGGTGTTCTTCCTGATGATCTTCGGGACGCTGGTGCTGCGGTCCTTCCGGGGGGCGCGGTGA
- a CDS encoding alpha/beta fold hydrolase produces the protein MLHTTLQPSGVPLQLGGHCWGTLSPQRDNAVLVCHHFTGTMRAARTAPGDAPGWWESLIGPGRAIDTDRYHVVCLNTPANVQVHDPAVVTSGPDTPGPDGQPWGAAFPAWGFAELHAAQLALLQALGAPRWHAVAGPSFGGMQALQWAARTPDLAPRVAAIVTSPYAGPVLQDVFGPLLRDVAATGGLEGALRLITLFGLGADGIEHTFPTGTLGAYLHERARTASLAHIHEIARVVVTHDLHGVAPADELFARWRHSGLRLLTANVVNDTFFPAREMAGFTLQTRAAGVDHQHIEYASVDGHLGGLGDTLAFADALRDLLATPAPHGAPEGTP, from the coding sequence GTGCTGCACACCACCCTGCAGCCGTCCGGCGTGCCGCTGCAGCTGGGCGGGCACTGCTGGGGCACGCTGTCCCCGCAGCGCGACAACGCCGTGCTCGTCTGCCATCACTTCACCGGCACCATGCGCGCCGCACGCACGGCCCCCGGGGACGCCCCCGGCTGGTGGGAGAGCCTGATCGGACCGGGCCGCGCCATCGACACCGACCGCTACCACGTCGTGTGCCTGAACACCCCCGCCAACGTGCAGGTCCACGACCCGGCCGTCGTCACGAGCGGCCCCGACACGCCCGGCCCGGACGGACAGCCGTGGGGCGCGGCCTTCCCCGCCTGGGGGTTCGCGGAACTGCACGCGGCGCAACTGGCGCTGCTGCAGGCGCTCGGCGCGCCGCGCTGGCACGCCGTGGCCGGACCGAGCTTCGGCGGCATGCAGGCCCTGCAATGGGCGGCCCGCACGCCGGACCTCGCGCCGCGCGTCGCGGCCATCGTCACCAGCCCATACGCCGGACCGGTCCTGCAGGACGTGTTCGGCCCGCTGCTGCGCGACGTCGCCGCCACCGGCGGCCTGGAAGGCGCCCTGCGGCTCATCACGCTGTTCGGGCTGGGCGCCGACGGGATCGAGCACACCTTCCCCACCGGCACGCTCGGCGCGTACCTGCACGAACGCGCGCGCACCGCGAGCCTCGCGCACATCCACGAAATCGCCCGCGTCGTCGTGACGCACGACCTGCACGGCGTCGCCCCGGCGGATGAGCTGTTCGCCCGCTGGCGGCACAGCGGCCTGCGGCTGCTGACCGCCAACGTCGTCAACGACACCTTCTTCCCCGCCCGCGAGATGGCCGGATTCACCCTGCAGACCCGCGCCGCCGGCGTCGACCACCAGCACATCGAGTACGCGTCCGTCGACGGACACCTCGGCGGGCTGGGCGACACCCTCGCCTTCGCGGACGCCCTGCGCGACCTGCTCGCCACCCCCGCACCCCACGGTGCCCCGGAGGGCACGCCATGA
- a CDS encoding branched-chain amino acid ABC transporter permease has product MSAVPRPGGAARASSRGRSLTLLAAFLLLALAFPFLPLGDQADYLLQIGFFMLVSGILALSWDLLARSGQVSLAHAAFYGLGAYGYALLLRAGVPWGLAMPGAALLAGAVSVLLGVVTLRLSGMYFAIATLAFTEVVRTVIQNLPESVAGGATGLLVPALLGGQARGQYLLALALLTLTVLVSLAVSLSRWHHAFAAIRQGEETARVLGVPVARYKLLAFFLSSVLASLGGVLFAGKTFFINPLETFSLANSIAPLTTSIFGGLYTTLGPVLGAAVLRVAEELLHRAVQNGSLVVYGLVLMLSILWLPRGLMGLLRRGRSGSEL; this is encoded by the coding sequence GTGAGCGCCGTGCCGAGGCCGGGCGGGGCGGCGCGGGCGTCGTCCCGGGGGCGGTCGTTGACGCTGCTGGCCGCGTTCCTGCTGCTGGCGCTGGCCTTTCCGTTCCTGCCGCTGGGCGATCAGGCGGACTACCTGCTGCAGATCGGGTTCTTCATGCTGGTGTCGGGCATCCTGGCGCTGTCGTGGGACCTGCTGGCCCGCAGCGGTCAGGTGAGCCTGGCGCACGCGGCCTTCTACGGGCTGGGGGCGTACGGGTACGCGCTGCTGCTGCGCGCCGGGGTGCCGTGGGGCCTAGCCATGCCGGGCGCGGCGCTGCTCGCCGGGGCGGTGAGCGTGCTGCTGGGCGTGGTGACGCTGCGCCTGAGCGGCATGTACTTCGCGATCGCGACGCTGGCCTTCACGGAGGTCGTCCGGACCGTGATTCAGAACCTGCCGGAGTCGGTGGCGGGCGGCGCGACGGGACTGCTCGTCCCGGCCCTGCTGGGTGGGCAGGCGCGCGGGCAGTACCTGCTGGCGCTGGCGCTGCTGACCCTGACGGTTCTCGTGAGCCTCGCAGTGAGCCTGAGCCGCTGGCATCACGCGTTCGCGGCGATCCGGCAGGGGGAGGAGACGGCGCGGGTGCTGGGCGTGCCGGTCGCGCGCTACAAGCTGCTCGCGTTCTTCCTGAGTTCGGTGCTGGCGTCGCTGGGCGGGGTGCTGTTCGCCGGGAAGACCTTCTTCATCAATCCGCTGGAGACCTTCAGTCTCGCGAACTCCATCGCGCCGCTCACCACCTCGATCTTCGGCGGGCTGTACACCACGCTCGGGCCGGTGCTGGGCGCGGCGGTGCTGCGCGTGGCGGAGGAACTGCTGCACCGCGCGGTGCAGAACGGGTCGCTGGTCGTGTACGGTCTGGTGCTGATGCTGAGCATTCTGTGGCTGCCGCGCGGTCTGATGGGGCTGCTGCGCCGGGGCCGCAGCGGGAGCGAACTGTGA
- a CDS encoding alpha/beta fold hydrolase: MTIPTPEPAPARHLIAVHGNFASAAWWDDLQAAPPDGWTVHAPNLPGFAGTPQDGEVSVPRYAAWLNHYIEERGLTRPVLLGHSLGGAVVMEAARQSPGTCAGLVLAASAPPGGLITPEENYPVLDLLPGHAALLELSLAALFPSGRPANFGQLLHDAARMAAPLYTGNARALAAWSVDPALLRGLPVLVLGGELDALITPQMVRAHGDALGVPARILPGVGHGFPQEAPERLLEELRHFLPRTLHA, translated from the coding sequence ATGACCATCCCGACACCCGAACCTGCTCCAGCCCGGCACCTGATCGCCGTGCACGGCAACTTCGCCTCCGCCGCGTGGTGGGACGACCTTCAGGCCGCCCCGCCGGACGGCTGGACCGTGCACGCCCCCAATCTCCCCGGATTCGCCGGCACCCCGCAGGACGGAGAGGTCAGCGTCCCCCGCTACGCGGCGTGGCTCAACCACTACATCGAGGAGCGCGGCCTCACGCGCCCGGTGCTGCTCGGCCACTCGCTCGGCGGCGCGGTCGTGATGGAGGCCGCCCGCCAGTCGCCCGGCACCTGCGCGGGCCTCGTCCTCGCCGCCAGCGCCCCGCCCGGCGGCCTGATCACCCCGGAAGAGAACTACCCCGTCCTGGACCTGCTGCCCGGCCACGCCGCCCTGCTGGAACTGAGCCTCGCGGCCCTCTTCCCGTCCGGACGGCCCGCCAACTTCGGTCAACTGCTGCACGACGCGGCCCGCATGGCCGCCCCGCTCTACACCGGCAACGCGCGCGCCCTCGCCGCGTGGAGCGTCGACCCGGCCCTGCTGCGCGGCCTGCCGGTCCTCGTGCTCGGCGGGGAACTCGACGCGCTCATCACGCCGCAGATGGTCCGCGCGCACGGCGACGCCCTCGGCGTCCCCGCCCGCATCCTGCCGGGCGTCGGGCACGGCTTCCCGCAGGAAGCCCCGGAGCGCCTGCTGGAGGAACTCCGGCACTTCCTGCCGCGCACCCTGCACGCCTGA